Genomic DNA from Thermotoga petrophila RKU-1:
CTCTTCTTCATCAAGGGATGGACGATTGATTCGAGCTTCTTCAAGTTCTCCTGTGATTTAAAGACGATGTCGGCGAGTTTTTTTCGGTTTACTTTCCTGTCTTCCAGGACAGATCCTCCAAAAAGCTCGACGAGCTTTTCCTTCACTTCTTCGAGCACTTCATGACCTATTCTATCCACGTTCACAACGTGGGCTCCGTATTTATTCTTTAGAATCTCACAGACGGTAGACTTTCCCGTTCCTATCTTTCCTGTAACACCGATCACCATATTCTCTTTGCCTTTTTCTCCAGTTCGTTCTTGAACCTTTCATATTCATCTTCGGCAAGAAAGATGACACTCGTTGTGTTCAGTTCCTCGATGACTTTTGCGATCCTCTCCTCAACGGTTGGATCGTCCGAAACGATGATGTACGTTCCCTCTTCACCGAGAGGACCGCCCTCTATGAAGAAAACCTTCTCTCCTTCACGCATCACTTCCTCGAAGATTTTCATTCTACAATCACCTTCTTCGACCTTTCCTTTATTTCGTAAGTGTAACCTTCTCTTCCCATGAGAGCGAACGTGATCTTCTTCCCGAGCTCCACACCGGGCTGATCGAACGGATTGATCTCAAGAAGATAACCCATGAAGGCGGTGGCTGCCTCGTAGTAAGCGAAGAACTGACCTACGTTGTACGGTGTGAGTCCGTCAAATGTCACTCTCATGTTCGGTCTGTTGTTTTCTCGCAGTGCTTCTTCTGTTCCTGTCTGCTCTGCGAGTAGGAGTTCGGAGAGCTTCTTCCTTGCAAGATAGCTGAGTTCAGCTCTTCCGGTTTCCGGGATCACTATTTCTCTGTCGAAGTTTTCAACTCTCAGGAAGGTTATTACCTTGTCGTTCGGCCCTTCGTTGTAAAGCTGTATCTGTGAGTGCTGATCGGTTGCACCCAGCGCTTTCACGGGAGTTTGGCCGGTGAAAACCTCTTCTCCCTTGAGATTGTACCTTTTTCCAAGACTTTCCGCCCAGAGCTGTCTGTACCAGTCCATAAGATAGATCATTCTGTTCGAATACGCCATCATCACAGAAATGGACTTTCCTTTGTTCAAGTAGAGGTAGTGTGTGAGTGCTATCATTGCCGCTGGATTTTCAAGGATGTTCTCTTTCATGCTCTTCTCGAAGGCATCCTTTGCACCTTCGTGCAGTTCGTCTATGTCTATGCCTTCCGCCATGGCTGAGAGGAGGCCAACAGGTGTGAGAACGCTGAACCTTCCTCCCACTCCAGGAGGCACTTCGAGACTTCTGAAACCTTCTTCTTTCACGAGTTTTCTCAAAAAGCCCTTTTCCGGGTCTGTTGTGATGAGCATGTGTTCTCTTGGATCTAGTCCATAAGCTTCGAGGATCCCACGTGCTATCGAATAGGTCGCCATTACTTCAGCGGTGGAACCGGATTTCGATATCACGTTGAAAAGAGTTGTTTTGGGATCGATTCTGTCCAGAACAGAGCTCATGAGATCTGGATCCACGTTGTCCACCACAAACACTCTGGCGTACCCGTTTCTTTCCTCTCTGGTCATCTCATTCCAGTTCAAAGGCCTGAGGGAGTAGTGAAGAGCCAGGTTTCCAAGTCCAGAACCTCCAATTCCCAGCACAACGACCGTATCGAAGTTTATTATCCAGTCCTCGAGAGATTTAACAGAATCGATCCAGCTTCTGTCCAGCTTTGCAAAATCGGGAGTGTTTTCTACGAAGTTTCGAACTGCACTTGTAACTTTCTCCTCTACGCTTTTTACGTCCTCATC
This window encodes:
- a CDS encoding glucose-6-phosphate isomerase — its product is MSLKFDFSNLFEPNISGGLTDEDVKSVEEKVTSAVRNFVENTPDFAKLDRSWIDSVKSLEDWIINFDTVVVLGIGGSGLGNLALHYSLRPLNWNEMTREERNGYARVFVVDNVDPDLMSSVLDRIDPKTTLFNVISKSGSTAEVMATYSIARGILEAYGLDPREHMLITTDPEKGFLRKLVKEEGFRSLEVPPGVGGRFSVLTPVGLLSAMAEGIDIDELHEGAKDAFEKSMKENILENPAAMIALTHYLYLNKGKSISVMMAYSNRMIYLMDWYRQLWAESLGKRYNLKGEEVFTGQTPVKALGATDQHSQIQLYNEGPNDKVITFLRVENFDREIVIPETGRAELSYLARKKLSELLLAEQTGTEEALRENNRPNMRVTFDGLTPYNVGQFFAYYEAATAFMGYLLEINPFDQPGVELGKKITFALMGREGYTYEIKERSKKVIVE